A part of Amycolatopsis lurida genomic DNA contains:
- a CDS encoding tyrosine recombinase XerC: protein MPSTEGPHGTGKRARRPDLRAARAALPEPVRKLIDDYERHLSLERGLSAHTVRAYLGDVVSLMEFVEGNGRRFSDLDIGTLRGWLARQREEGASRTTLARRAAAARTFTAWAHRGGALASDPGGRLVAPRAHRKLPGVLRAEQASDVMRFSAAGAEQRDPVALRDSAIVELLYATGVRVSELCGLDVGDVDFSRRVVLVLGKGGKERVVPFGVPAEAALRAWLDEGRGKLAVEKKGPGEEALFLGARGGRLDPRTARRVVHDAVGSVPGANDMGPHGLRHSAATHLLEGGADLRSVQELLGHATLATTQLYTHVTVDRLKAIHDRAHPRAR, encoded by the coding sequence ATGCCGTCGACCGAAGGTCCCCACGGCACGGGGAAACGCGCCCGCAGACCCGATCTGCGCGCCGCCCGTGCCGCGCTGCCGGAGCCTGTCCGGAAGCTGATCGACGACTACGAGCGGCACCTTTCCCTCGAACGCGGGCTGTCCGCGCATACGGTGCGTGCCTACCTCGGCGACGTGGTCTCGCTGATGGAGTTCGTGGAGGGGAACGGTCGCCGGTTCTCCGATCTCGACATCGGGACGCTGCGCGGCTGGCTCGCCCGGCAACGCGAGGAAGGGGCAAGCCGGACGACGTTGGCGAGGCGAGCGGCGGCGGCCCGCACCTTCACCGCGTGGGCCCACCGAGGCGGGGCGCTCGCGTCTGATCCGGGCGGGCGGCTGGTGGCGCCGCGTGCGCACCGCAAGCTTCCCGGCGTCCTCCGCGCGGAGCAGGCCAGTGACGTCATGCGCTTCTCAGCCGCCGGTGCCGAACAGCGCGACCCGGTGGCGTTGCGGGACAGTGCCATCGTGGAACTGCTCTACGCGACCGGTGTGCGGGTCTCGGAACTGTGCGGGCTGGATGTGGGTGACGTCGACTTCTCCCGCCGGGTCGTGCTCGTGCTGGGCAAGGGCGGCAAGGAACGTGTCGTGCCGTTCGGCGTCCCCGCCGAGGCGGCCTTGCGGGCGTGGCTGGACGAGGGCAGGGGAAAGCTCGCCGTCGAAAAGAAGGGACCGGGGGAGGAGGCGCTCTTCCTCGGGGCGCGGGGAGGCAGGCTCGATCCGCGGACGGCTCGCCGGGTCGTTCACGACGCCGTCGGTTCGGTGCCGGGGGCGAACGACATGGGGCCGCACGGTCTGAGGCATTCCGCGGCCACCCATCTGCTCGAAGGCGGCGCTGATCTTCGGAGCGTTCAGGAACTGCTTGGTCACGCTACGCTGGCCACAACGCAGCTCTACACTCATGTGACCGTCGATCGGCTGAAGGCGATCCACGACCGCGCACACCCCCGGGCCCGATGA
- the dprA gene encoding DNA-processing protein DprA, producing the protein MSELDAERIARSYLLRVAEPPAPALADFVGELGPVAAAERVRSAECPPKVRDETAARRAHDYAERDLERAEAGEARLVIPEDDEWPAWPLLSLAVAQSRGVSGVAPPLALWVRGPARLDEAVDQAIAIVGARAATGYGEHNAAEAGYHLASRGIPVFSGAAFGIDGAAHRGALSADGTTVALLGCGVDVGYPAQHATLLRSIGKTGAVVSEYPPGTTSARHRFLVRNRLIAALTEGTVVVEAGRRSGARNTATTAGALGKVVMAMPGPVSSGMSAGCHALIREGEATLVTSVDEILETAGRFGVAGADPSKPRRRTDRLGPEALRVHDALSERSPRPVERIAAESGIPVERVRSLLPALELDGFAVRGDTGWRRKAAKT; encoded by the coding sequence ATGAGTGAACTCGACGCCGAACGCATCGCCCGGTCGTATCTCCTGCGCGTGGCCGAGCCGCCGGCACCCGCCTTGGCCGATTTCGTCGGCGAACTCGGCCCCGTCGCCGCCGCGGAACGAGTGCGGAGCGCCGAGTGCCCGCCGAAGGTGCGCGACGAGACCGCCGCGCGGCGAGCACACGACTACGCCGAGCGGGATCTGGAGCGAGCCGAGGCAGGTGAGGCCCGTCTCGTCATCCCGGAAGACGACGAATGGCCGGCCTGGCCGTTGCTCTCGCTGGCCGTGGCCCAGAGCAGGGGCGTTTCCGGCGTGGCACCACCGCTGGCGCTGTGGGTACGCGGCCCCGCGAGGCTCGACGAGGCCGTGGACCAGGCGATCGCGATCGTCGGTGCCCGTGCGGCGACCGGGTACGGCGAGCACAACGCGGCCGAAGCGGGCTACCACCTCGCGAGCCGGGGGATCCCGGTGTTCTCAGGGGCGGCGTTCGGTATCGACGGCGCGGCCCACCGCGGCGCGTTGAGCGCGGACGGAACGACGGTCGCCCTGCTCGGCTGCGGTGTCGACGTCGGCTACCCGGCCCAGCACGCGACCTTGTTGCGCTCCATCGGGAAGACCGGCGCGGTGGTCAGCGAGTACCCGCCGGGCACCACATCCGCGAGACATCGCTTCCTCGTCCGGAACCGGCTCATCGCGGCGCTCACGGAAGGGACAGTCGTGGTCGAGGCGGGCAGGCGCAGCGGCGCACGGAACACCGCGACGACGGCCGGAGCGCTCGGCAAGGTCGTGATGGCCATGCCGGGGCCGGTCTCTTCGGGGATGTCCGCCGGTTGCCATGCGCTGATCCGTGAAGGGGAGGCCACGCTGGTGACCTCGGTCGACGAGATCCTCGAGACGGCGGGACGGTTCGGCGTGGCGGGTGCGGATCCGTCGAAACCGCGCCGCCGCACCGATCGGCTCGGTCCGGAGGCGCTGCGAGTGCACGACGCACTGTCCGAACGGTCGCCGAGGCCCGTGGAGCGGATCGCCGCCGAGTCCGGCATCCCGGTCGAACGGGTCCGTTCACTCCTTCCGGCACTCGAACTCGACGGCTTCGCGGTAAGGGGTGACACAGGGTGGCGAAGAAAGGCCGCCAAGACCTGA
- a CDS encoding ribonuclease HII — protein sequence MVRGDLFWGLQGALDRRGLGPVAGVDEAGRGACAGPLVVAACVLRPGDAARLPELTDSKVLTAKARDRVYDRVVQRAVDYSVIVIPAAEIDLFGIHVMNLEGMRRAVSALRNAPGYVLTDGFRVSGLPAPSIPVLKGDKAVACVAAASVLAKVTRDRIMGDLHDVHPHYGFDVHKGYSTTDHSAALNTHGPSPVHRWSYTNVATAAAAHRAPPPHPVVLTVAALENPSVPIRALGPYVGNNERSAAGTAAKSRGGARIS from the coding sequence GTGGTGCGTGGCGACCTCTTCTGGGGGTTGCAGGGCGCGCTGGACCGGCGAGGCCTCGGGCCCGTCGCCGGAGTCGACGAGGCAGGGCGCGGTGCTTGCGCCGGCCCGCTCGTCGTGGCCGCCTGTGTCCTGCGTCCGGGTGACGCCGCACGCCTGCCCGAGCTCACCGACTCGAAGGTGCTCACGGCCAAGGCTCGCGACCGGGTGTACGACCGGGTCGTCCAGCGTGCCGTCGACTACTCGGTCATCGTCATCCCGGCGGCCGAGATCGACCTGTTCGGCATCCACGTCATGAACCTCGAAGGCATGCGGCGCGCCGTCTCGGCGCTGCGGAACGCGCCTGGCTACGTCCTGACCGACGGATTCCGCGTGTCCGGGCTGCCCGCCCCGAGTATCCCGGTGCTCAAAGGGGACAAGGCCGTCGCGTGTGTGGCGGCGGCGTCCGTGCTGGCCAAGGTCACCCGGGACCGGATCATGGGCGACCTGCACGACGTCCACCCGCATTACGGCTTCGACGTGCACAAGGGATACAGCACCACCGACCACAGCGCGGCCCTGAACACTCACGGTCCGAGCCCGGTCCATCGCTGGTCGTACACGAACGTGGCCACCGCGGCCGCCGCGCACCGCGCGCCGCCGCCTCACCCGGTGGTGCTGACCGTCGCGGCGCTGGAAAACCCGAGCGTGCCGATACGTGCCCTCGGCCCGTACGTGGGTAACAATGAACGCTCCGCCGCTGGAACAGCAGCAAAATCGCGAGGAGGGGCGCGGATTTCATGA
- a CDS encoding YraN family protein, producing the protein MTSTAEQPSAGAPHIELGRWGEELAVRHLEKTGYVVLSRNWRCRDGELDLIATDTKRLVFCEVKTRSGVGFGTPAEAVTPDKADRIRRLAYQWQRQFMLRWCPVRYDIIAIVARPDAKPKVRHIKAAF; encoded by the coding sequence ATGACGAGCACGGCCGAACAGCCGTCCGCCGGAGCACCACATATCGAACTGGGCAGATGGGGCGAGGAGCTCGCGGTCCGGCATCTGGAAAAGACGGGCTATGTCGTCCTGAGCCGCAATTGGCGTTGCCGTGACGGCGAGCTGGATCTCATCGCGACCGACACCAAACGCCTCGTCTTCTGCGAGGTGAAGACGAGGAGCGGGGTCGGTTTCGGCACACCTGCCGAGGCGGTGACCCCGGACAAGGCGGACCGCATCCGCCGTCTCGCGTACCAATGGCAGCGTCAGTTCATGCTCCGCTGGTGCCCCGTTCGCTACGACATCATCGCGATCGTCGCCCGGCCCGACGCCAAGCCCAAGGTGCGGCATATCAAGGCGGCGTTCTGA
- a CDS encoding DUF2469 domain-containing protein, whose translation MSAEDLEKYETEMELSLYREYRDIVGQFSYVVETERRFYLANAVDVQVRDGGGEVYFEVRMSDAWVWDMYRPARFVKHVRVITFKDVNVEELDKPDLRLPEDGPFSG comes from the coding sequence ATGAGCGCAGAGGATCTCGAGAAGTACGAGACCGAGATGGAGCTCTCGCTTTACCGCGAGTATCGCGACATAGTCGGCCAATTCTCGTACGTGGTGGAGACCGAGCGGCGGTTCTATCTGGCCAACGCCGTCGACGTGCAGGTGCGCGACGGCGGCGGTGAGGTGTACTTCGAGGTCCGCATGTCCGACGCGTGGGTCTGGGACATGTACCGGCCCGCGCGGTTCGTCAAGCACGTCCGGGTCATCACGTTCAAGGACGTCAACGTCGAAGAACTGGACAAACCGGACCTCCGGCTGCCGGAAGACGGGCCGTTCTCCGGCTGA
- the lepB gene encoding signal peptidase I, translating into MVEPVSQHTSEDEPDRPDEERPTRASRRGRSGSKKFGKVNKKRSFWKELPILIVVALVLTILIQQFLAKVYMIPSGSMETTLHGCPGCTGDRILVDRITYDFTDPGPGDVVVFKGPPAWVGEIDTPESSNIFVTGFRTLGSLIGFAPPDERDFVKRIIATAGQTVQCCDPQNRVIVDGKALDEPYIHWEPGSQVDENGKPVQDTFAPVKVPAGYAWVMGDNRNNSSDSRRQGGGGVNGAIPVDNIIGKARIIVLPPGRWGGVSDHNPQANAQPLALGAPAWQQGLPLGVGIASAWPVLFLGRRMTAGVRKAVDRRR; encoded by the coding sequence GTGGTCGAACCCGTGTCCCAGCACACCTCCGAAGACGAGCCCGATCGCCCCGATGAGGAGCGTCCTACCAGGGCCTCCCGGCGGGGCCGATCAGGTTCCAAGAAATTCGGCAAGGTCAACAAGAAGCGGTCGTTCTGGAAGGAACTGCCGATCCTGATCGTCGTGGCACTCGTGCTGACGATCTTGATCCAGCAGTTCCTCGCCAAGGTCTACATGATCCCCTCGGGGTCGATGGAGACCACGTTGCACGGCTGCCCGGGTTGCACGGGTGACCGGATCCTGGTCGACCGGATCACGTACGACTTCACCGATCCCGGCCCGGGCGACGTGGTGGTCTTCAAGGGCCCGCCCGCCTGGGTCGGCGAGATCGACACGCCGGAGTCCAGCAACATCTTCGTCACCGGATTCCGCACGCTGGGTTCCCTGATCGGGTTCGCGCCGCCGGACGAGCGTGACTTCGTCAAGCGGATCATCGCGACCGCCGGGCAGACGGTGCAGTGCTGCGATCCGCAGAACCGGGTGATCGTGGACGGCAAGGCGCTCGACGAGCCGTACATCCACTGGGAACCGGGATCTCAGGTGGACGAGAACGGCAAGCCCGTCCAGGACACGTTCGCTCCGGTCAAGGTGCCTGCGGGCTACGCCTGGGTGATGGGCGACAACCGCAACAACTCGAGCGACTCGCGGCGCCAGGGCGGCGGCGGAGTCAATGGCGCGATTCCGGTGGACAACATCATCGGCAAAGCGCGGATCATCGTGCTCCCGCCCGGCCGCTGGGGTGGCGTTTCGGACCACAACCCGCAGGCGAACGCCCAGCCGCTGGCGCTTGGCGCGCCCGCCTGGCAGCAGGGGCTTCCCCTTGGCGTCGGTATCGCCTCGGCGTGGCCCGTGCTCTTCCTCGGCAGGCGGATGACGGCCGGAGTGCGCAAGGCGGTCGACCGGAGGCGGTAA
- the trmD gene encoding tRNA (guanosine(37)-N1)-methyltransferase TrmD encodes MRLDVVTIFPEYLDPLRAALLGRAIDRGLIEVGVHDLRNWTHDVHRAVDDAPYGGGPGMVMKPQIWGPALDDVCGENTRLVVPTPAGRPFTQAMAHRYAAEEHLVFACGRYEGIDQRVIDDAARRMPVDEVSIGDYVLVGGEAAVLVMVEAVVRLLPGVLGNARSAEEDSFSDGLLEGPSYTRPEVWRDLAVPDVLRSGNHALIDRWRRDQALERTVRRRPELIGQLPEGSLDKHDLAVLERLHEDGGQAGSNA; translated from the coding sequence ATGCGCCTCGACGTAGTCACGATCTTCCCCGAATACCTCGACCCGCTCCGCGCCGCGCTGCTCGGGCGCGCGATCGACCGCGGCCTCATCGAGGTCGGCGTACACGACCTGCGGAACTGGACGCACGACGTCCACCGCGCGGTCGACGACGCGCCGTACGGCGGCGGGCCCGGCATGGTGATGAAACCGCAGATCTGGGGCCCCGCCCTGGACGACGTCTGCGGCGAGAACACCCGGCTCGTGGTCCCGACCCCGGCCGGGCGGCCGTTCACCCAGGCCATGGCCCACCGGTACGCCGCCGAGGAGCACCTCGTGTTCGCGTGCGGCCGCTACGAGGGCATCGACCAGCGGGTGATCGACGACGCCGCGCGGCGGATGCCCGTCGACGAAGTCTCGATCGGCGACTACGTACTGGTCGGCGGCGAGGCCGCCGTACTGGTGATGGTCGAGGCCGTCGTCCGGCTGCTGCCCGGAGTCCTCGGCAACGCGCGCTCCGCCGAAGAGGACTCGTTCTCCGACGGGCTGCTCGAAGGCCCCAGCTACACCCGGCCGGAGGTCTGGCGGGACCTGGCCGTGCCGGACGTCCTGCGTTCGGGGAACCACGCGCTGATCGACCGCTGGCGCCGCGACCAGGCACTGGAACGCACCGTGCGGCGCAGGCCCGAACTCATCGGGCAGCTGCCGGAAGGTAGTCTCGACAAGCACGATCTCGCCGTCCTCGAGCGGTTGCACGAGGACGGCGGCCAGGCCGGGTCAAACGCCTGA
- a CDS encoding FliA/WhiG family RNA polymerase sigma factor, with protein sequence MTRRPEPAAHAHPHEHGDHAESHAENGGPMTADPHVTEAAGKHRPGGDGPAVAPEARTGYEVDAGIQALWREFTESPDQVVRDRLVLHYAPLVKYVAGRVGTGLPTHVDVGDLIQSGIFGLVDAIEKFEPARGLRFETYAMQRIRGAILDDLRSQDWVPRAVRSKAREAERALERLGARLNRTPTDAELAAELEISVDDLREFYGQMQLTSVIALEDLVAAGKDSGSLVDTLPDDGAVDPVAVLVDQDNRRQLAQAIAQLTERDRIVVGLYYFESLTLAEIGKVLGVTESRVSQLHTRAVMRLRAKLVEQA encoded by the coding sequence GTGACCCGGCGGCCCGAACCGGCGGCGCACGCGCATCCGCACGAGCACGGAGACCACGCTGAGTCGCATGCTGAGAACGGCGGCCCGATGACCGCCGACCCACATGTCACCGAAGCCGCCGGGAAACACCGCCCCGGCGGGGACGGTCCTGCCGTCGCGCCCGAAGCGCGGACCGGCTACGAGGTGGACGCCGGGATCCAGGCGCTGTGGCGTGAGTTCACCGAGTCTCCGGACCAGGTCGTGCGAGACCGGCTCGTGCTGCACTACGCCCCGCTCGTCAAATACGTCGCCGGCCGGGTCGGCACCGGGCTGCCGACCCATGTCGACGTCGGCGACCTGATCCAGTCCGGAATCTTCGGCCTGGTCGACGCGATCGAAAAGTTCGAACCCGCCAGGGGGCTGCGGTTCGAGACCTACGCCATGCAGCGCATCCGGGGCGCGATCCTCGACGACCTCCGCTCCCAGGACTGGGTCCCCCGAGCGGTCCGCAGCAAGGCCCGTGAGGCCGAACGTGCCCTGGAACGCCTCGGCGCCCGGCTGAACCGCACCCCGACCGACGCCGAACTCGCGGCCGAGCTCGAAATCAGCGTCGACGACCTTCGCGAGTTCTACGGACAGATGCAGCTGACCAGCGTCATCGCCTTGGAAGACCTGGTCGCCGCGGGCAAGGACAGCGGCTCGCTGGTCGACACCCTTCCCGACGACGGCGCCGTCGACCCGGTGGCCGTCCTGGTCGACCAGGACAACCGCCGTCAGCTCGCGCAGGCGATCGCCCAGCTCACCGAACGCGACCGGATCGTGGTCGGGCTCTACTACTTCGAAAGCCTGACGCTCGCCGAGATCGGCAAGGTCCTCGGCGTCACCGAGTCGCGGGTCAGCCAGCTGCACACCCGCGCCGTCATGCGGTTGCGCGCCAAACTGGTCGAGCAGGCCTGA
- a CDS encoding RNA-binding protein: protein MSFLADSLEHLVRGIVDNPDEVRVELLTTRRGRTLEVHVHPDDLGKVIGRGGRTATALRTVMGGIGGRGVRVDVVDTDR from the coding sequence GTGAGCTTCCTCGCTGACTCCCTCGAGCACCTGGTGCGCGGGATCGTCGACAACCCGGACGAGGTCCGGGTCGAGCTGCTGACCACGCGTCGTGGCCGCACGCTCGAGGTGCACGTGCACCCCGACGATCTCGGCAAGGTGATCGGCCGGGGCGGTCGTACCGCGACCGCCCTGCGCACCGTCATGGGCGGCATCGGTGGCCGCGGCGTCCGGGTGGACGTCGTCGACACCGATCGCTGA
- the rimM gene encoding ribosome maturation factor RimM (Essential for efficient processing of 16S rRNA), giving the protein MDVVVGRIAKAHGIRGELAVDVRTDSPEQRFAVGSAVTTKLRDGSSRNLTIAAAREHSGRLLVRFEEVLTRDVAETLRGALLIADTSTLPPTEDPDEFYDHELEGLRAELTDGTVVGKVLEIVHSPAGELLSIEHDGREVLVPFVKAIVPAVDVPGGRVVLDPPEGLLDA; this is encoded by the coding sequence ATGGACGTCGTAGTAGGCCGGATCGCCAAGGCCCACGGAATCCGCGGGGAACTCGCGGTGGACGTGCGCACGGACTCGCCGGAACAGCGGTTCGCGGTCGGTTCGGCCGTCACGACGAAGCTGCGTGACGGCAGCAGCAGAAACCTCACCATCGCAGCCGCCCGCGAACACAGCGGGCGGCTGCTGGTGCGTTTCGAAGAGGTCCTGACCAGGGACGTCGCGGAGACCCTTCGCGGCGCGCTGCTGATCGCCGACACCTCGACGCTGCCGCCGACCGAAGACCCCGACGAGTTCTACGACCACGAACTCGAAGGCCTGCGGGCCGAGCTCACCGACGGCACGGTCGTCGGCAAGGTGCTCGAAATCGTGCACTCGCCCGCCGGCGAACTGCTGTCGATCGAGCACGACGGACGCGAGGTGCTGGTGCCGTTCGTGAAGGCGATCGTCCCGGCGGTCGACGTCCCGGGTGGCCGCGTCGTCCTCGACCCGCCGGAAGGCCTGCTGGACGCCTGA
- a CDS encoding murein hydrolase activator EnvC family protein — translation MTPTTSSRLVTRHSFAIDRTGGRHRRPGRVRPLPRLAILATVLAILTSATMPGTARGAPSPQGRLSWPLSPTPSVTRYFEPPSTPYGPGHRGVDLAAPPGTNVLAAAEGVVMFAGQVAGRGVVSVDHDGGLRTTYQPLAPTVTTGDQVYRGQVLGTLAMGHPGCPKPACLHFGVRRGEEYVDPLAVIGEPSEIRLKPWEGD, via the coding sequence ATGACACCGACGACCTCTTCCCGCCTTGTCACCAGGCATTCCTTCGCGATCGATCGCACCGGCGGCAGGCACCGCCGCCCAGGGCGCGTCCGGCCTCTTCCCCGCCTCGCGATCCTCGCGACCGTGCTCGCGATCCTCACGTCCGCGACGATGCCCGGGACGGCGAGAGGGGCGCCCTCGCCGCAGGGGCGCCTCTCCTGGCCGCTCTCGCCGACACCGAGCGTCACCAGGTACTTCGAGCCGCCCTCGACGCCGTACGGCCCCGGCCACCGGGGCGTCGACCTCGCCGCGCCACCGGGCACGAACGTGCTCGCGGCCGCCGAAGGAGTGGTGATGTTCGCCGGGCAGGTGGCCGGCCGCGGAGTGGTGTCGGTCGATCACGACGGAGGACTGCGCACCACCTACCAACCGCTCGCCCCGACGGTCACCACGGGTGACCAGGTCTACCGAGGCCAGGTGCTCGGCACCCTCGCGATGGGCCACCCAGGCTGCCCGAAGCCGGCGTGCCTGCATTTCGGCGTCCGGCGGGGCGAGGAGTACGTCGACCCGCTCGCGGTGATCGGCGAGCCGTCCGAGATCCGCCTCAAGCCCTGGGAGGGAGACTGA
- a CDS encoding YifB family Mg chelatase-like AAA ATPase codes for MALARAWSVALLGVEGRMIEIEADIGGGSPKVTMVGLPDTGLKEAKDRVRSAVRNSGRTWPDERVILGLSPANLPKVGSGYDLGIAAAIMAATGSVPATKLLNTVLLGELALDGRVRAVRGVLPGLLAARDAGYRRAVVPAESLFEAALVDGLEVGGVARLTEFVDWLKGEGELTRPEPSVVQEPPQVPDLADVVGQPEARWALEVAAAGGHHLLMTGPPGVGKTMLAKRLPGLLPRLTAEESLQVTAIHSIDGSLSRSAPLVTVPPFVAPHHSISVPALIGGGSGLAVPGAISRAHRGILFLDEVCEFGPERLESLRTVLEEGEVRIARVKGAVRYPARFQLVLATNPCPCAPAKDADCTCSATVRRRYLSRLSGPLLDRVDLRVRLRPLSALSAHLSEPPEASAAVRERVLEARERAGKRWTERGWLTNAEVPGPALRREFALPSQVTALLDRALERGAITARGADRCLRIAWTLADLKGADKPEADEVAAALNFRERSSG; via the coding sequence ATGGCGCTGGCGAGGGCCTGGTCCGTCGCGTTGCTCGGCGTCGAAGGCAGAATGATCGAGATCGAGGCCGACATCGGCGGTGGCTCGCCGAAGGTGACGATGGTCGGACTGCCCGACACAGGGCTGAAAGAGGCCAAGGACAGGGTCCGCTCCGCCGTCCGTAACTCGGGGCGCACCTGGCCGGACGAGCGGGTGATCCTCGGCCTGTCACCGGCGAATCTGCCGAAGGTCGGGTCCGGTTACGACCTGGGGATCGCGGCGGCGATCATGGCCGCGACCGGCTCGGTTCCCGCCACGAAGCTGCTGAACACCGTGCTGCTCGGCGAACTCGCCTTGGACGGCCGGGTGCGGGCGGTCCGCGGGGTCCTGCCGGGACTGCTGGCGGCACGCGACGCCGGGTACCGGAGGGCCGTCGTCCCCGCCGAGTCGCTGTTCGAAGCCGCTCTCGTGGACGGCTTGGAGGTCGGCGGGGTAGCGCGGCTGACCGAATTCGTGGACTGGCTCAAGGGCGAAGGGGAACTCACCCGTCCCGAGCCGTCCGTCGTCCAGGAGCCGCCGCAGGTGCCCGACCTCGCCGACGTCGTGGGACAGCCGGAAGCGCGGTGGGCACTGGAGGTGGCCGCGGCGGGCGGGCATCACCTGCTCATGACCGGGCCTCCCGGGGTGGGCAAGACGATGCTCGCCAAACGCCTGCCCGGCCTCCTGCCACGGCTGACCGCCGAAGAGTCGTTGCAGGTGACAGCGATTCATTCGATCGACGGTTCGCTTTCGCGGTCCGCGCCGCTCGTCACCGTGCCGCCGTTCGTCGCGCCGCATCACTCGATCAGCGTGCCCGCGCTGATCGGCGGGGGAAGCGGCCTCGCCGTGCCCGGCGCGATCAGCCGGGCGCACCGGGGAATCCTGTTCCTCGACGAGGTGTGCGAATTCGGCCCGGAGCGGCTGGAGTCGCTGCGCACGGTGCTCGAAGAGGGCGAAGTGCGGATCGCGAGGGTCAAGGGCGCGGTGCGGTACCCGGCACGCTTTCAACTGGTGCTGGCGACGAATCCCTGCCCGTGTGCTCCGGCGAAGGACGCCGACTGCACGTGCTCCGCGACCGTGCGGAGGCGGTACTTGAGCCGCTTGTCCGGGCCATTACTCGATCGGGTGGATTTACGGGTTCGGCTGCGCCCGCTTTCCGCGCTCAGCGCGCACCTGAGCGAGCCGCCCGAAGCGTCGGCGGCCGTCCGCGAGCGAGTGCTGGAGGCCCGCGAGCGAGCCGGAAAGCGCTGGACGGAGCGGGGCTGGCTGACGAACGCGGAGGTGCCCGGCCCGGCGCTGCGCCGTGAGTTCGCGCTGCCGTCCCAGGTCACGGCGTTGCTGGACCGAGCGTTGGAACGAGGCGCGATCACCGCGCGCGGCGCTGACCGCTGCCTTCGCATCGCCTGGACACTCGCCGATTTGAAAGGGGCCGACAAACCGGAGGCGGACGAGGTCGCGGCTGCCCTCAACTTCCGAGAGAGGTCATCCGGATGA
- the rplS gene encoding 50S ribosomal protein L19, with protein sequence MNTLDALDAQSLRSDIPDFRPGDTLKVHVRVIEGNRERNQIFQGVVLRRQGGGIRETFTVRKVSFGIGVERTFPVHSPNIAEVEVFKRGDVRRAKLYYLRELRGKAAKIKERRENRETTSAK encoded by the coding sequence ATGAACACCCTGGACGCGCTGGACGCGCAGTCACTGCGTTCCGACATCCCGGACTTCCGACCGGGCGACACGCTCAAGGTTCACGTCCGCGTCATCGAGGGCAACCGCGAGCGCAACCAGATCTTCCAGGGCGTCGTGCTGCGTCGCCAGGGCGGCGGCATCCGCGAGACCTTCACGGTCCGCAAGGTGTCGTTCGGCATCGGCGTGGAGCGCACCTTCCCGGTGCACTCGCCGAACATCGCCGAGGTCGAGGTCTTCAAGCGCGGTGACGTCCGCCGGGCGAAGCTCTACTACCTCCGCGAGCTGCGCGGCAAGGCCGCCAAGATCAAGGAACGCCGCGAAAACCGCGAGACGACCTCCGCCAAGTAG
- the rpsP gene encoding 30S ribosomal protein S16, giving the protein MAVKIKLQRLGKIRAPYYRIIVADARTRRDGKAIETIGKYHPKEEPSFIEVDTERAQHWLSVGAQPTEPVQRILEITGDWQKFKGLPGAEGTLKVAEPKPSKQDLFNAALAAAGDSASAEATTPKKKSAPKKAEADKAEAAEGDKAEA; this is encoded by the coding sequence GTGGCCGTCAAGATCAAGCTGCAGCGTCTCGGCAAGATCCGTGCGCCGTACTACCGCATCATCGTCGCCGACGCGCGCACCCGCCGTGATGGCAAGGCCATCGAGACGATCGGCAAGTACCACCCCAAGGAAGAGCCGAGCTTCATCGAGGTCGACACCGAGCGGGCCCAGCACTGGCTGTCCGTCGGTGCCCAGCCGACCGAGCCGGTCCAGCGCATCCTCGAGATCACCGGTGACTGGCAGAAGTTCAAGGGCCTGCCGGGCGCCGAGGGCACCCTGAAGGTCGCCGAGCCGAAGCCGTCGAAGCAGGACCTGTTCAACGCCGCGCTCGCCGCCGCCGGTGACTCGGCCTCCGCCGAGGCCACCACGCCGAAGAAGAAGTCCGCCCCGAAGAAGGCCGAAGCCGACAAGGCCGAGGCCGCCGAGGGTGACAAGGCCGAGGCGTGA